A single region of the candidate division KSB1 bacterium genome encodes:
- the frr gene encoding ribosome recycling factor: MVKEIIADCDLRMKKSVEMLRHELSHIRTGKASVGLVEPLRVDVYGTEMPLSQVASVSTPDAKTIMIQPWDKGAVHAIEKAIQKSELGLTPNIDGTTIRLTLPPLTEERRKDLVKVVKKYVEEAKVAIRNVRRDANEHIKRLEKEHKVSEDESRKSQDKTQEMTDKHIKEMDHLFELKEKEVLEV, translated from the coding sequence ATGGTGAAAGAAATCATCGCTGACTGCGACTTGCGGATGAAGAAATCGGTGGAAATGCTGCGGCATGAGCTGTCGCACATTCGCACCGGCAAGGCGTCGGTGGGCTTGGTGGAGCCGCTGCGGGTGGACGTGTACGGGACGGAAATGCCGCTCTCGCAGGTGGCATCGGTCTCGACACCGGACGCGAAGACGATCATGATCCAGCCCTGGGACAAGGGCGCGGTGCACGCGATCGAGAAGGCGATCCAGAAGTCCGAGCTGGGGTTGACGCCGAACATTGACGGCACGACGATTCGGCTGACGCTTCCGCCGCTGACGGAGGAGCGTCGCAAGGATCTGGTGAAAGTCGTGAAGAAGTATGTGGAGGAGGCGAAGGTGGCGATCCGCAATGTTCGTCGCGACGCCAACGAGCACATTAAGCGGCTTGAAAAGGAGCACAAGGTCAGCGAGGATGAGTCGCGCAAGTCGCAGGACAAGACGCAGGAGATGACGGACAAGCACATCAAGGAGATGGATCATCTCTTTGAGTTGAAAGAGAAAGAGGTATTGGAAGTTTGA
- a CDS encoding D-glycero-beta-D-manno-heptose-7-phosphate kinase has protein sequence MTVSADRARRVLDAAHGKRIAVVGDFMLDRHLTGTVRRISPEAPVPVVEVESERAALGGAGNVVQNISALGATPVAFGVIGDDQAGLDLLRHLDLAGCGALGMIKCPSRRTTEKTRIIAHDQHVVRADRETIRPLERSDEDRLIEALRTVINSLDALICQDYNKGVLSTRVIEALLSICRTHEVRVAVDPKFDHFFEYAGCGLFKPNVRELESALGKRIGSDDELFGAAAEVFKRVKPSRLLVTRGERGMELFTSAAESAHIPTRAKKVHDVSGAGDTVISTYVVAECGGATPLESAVLANQAAGIVCGEVGVVPIHRDQLLADVF, from the coding sequence TTGACGGTTTCCGCCGATCGGGCGCGTCGGGTTCTGGACGCGGCGCATGGCAAGCGGATCGCGGTGGTGGGCGACTTCATGCTGGACCGGCACTTGACCGGGACGGTTCGCCGCATCAGTCCGGAGGCTCCGGTTCCGGTCGTGGAGGTGGAGAGCGAGCGGGCGGCGCTGGGCGGGGCGGGCAACGTGGTGCAGAACATCTCGGCGCTGGGCGCGACGCCGGTTGCGTTCGGGGTGATCGGGGACGATCAGGCGGGGCTGGACCTGCTGCGGCATTTGGATTTGGCGGGTTGCGGCGCGCTGGGGATGATCAAGTGCCCGAGCCGGCGGACGACGGAGAAGACGCGGATCATCGCGCACGATCAGCATGTGGTGCGGGCGGATCGTGAGACGATCAGGCCGCTGGAGCGCAGCGACGAGGATCGGTTGATTGAGGCGTTGCGGACGGTCATCAATTCGCTCGACGCGCTGATCTGTCAGGACTACAACAAGGGCGTATTATCGACGCGCGTGATCGAGGCGTTGCTCTCGATCTGTCGCACGCACGAGGTGCGGGTAGCGGTGGATCCGAAGTTTGATCATTTTTTTGAATACGCGGGGTGCGGGTTGTTCAAGCCGAACGTGCGGGAGCTGGAATCGGCGCTGGGGAAGCGCATCGGGAGCGACGACGAGCTCTTCGGAGCGGCGGCGGAGGTGTTCAAGCGGGTGAAGCCGTCGCGGCTGTTGGTGACGCGCGGTGAGCGGGGGATGGAATTATTTACGAGTGCGGCGGAGAGCGCGCACATTCCGACGCGGGCGAAAAAGGTCCACGACGTATCCGGGGCGGGCGATACGGTGATTTCGACCTATGTGGTGGCGGAATGCGGCGGGGCGACGCCGCTCGAATCGGCGGTGCTGGCGAATCAGGCGGCGGGAATCGTGTGCGGCGAGGTCGGGGTCGTGCCGATTCATCGAGATCAATTGCTGGCGGATGTATTCTGA
- the rfaE2 gene encoding D-glycero-beta-D-manno-heptose 1-phosphate adenylyltransferase yields MIDGAQSGYAGILSREEAAKRCTVERLRGGTIVFTNGVFDLLHAGHVQYLEAARALGTTLLVGLNSDESARRIKGPRRPLVGELDRAVTLCALRAVDHVILFDEDTPEALIRLLSPHVLVKGGDYRIEDIVGYDQVTAAGGRVVTIPLREGCSTSSIIELIRKRYR; encoded by the coding sequence ATGATTGACGGCGCACAGTCGGGGTACGCGGGCATTTTGTCGCGCGAAGAGGCTGCCAAGCGCTGCACGGTCGAGCGATTGCGCGGCGGCACCATCGTGTTCACGAACGGCGTGTTTGACCTTCTGCACGCGGGACACGTTCAATATCTCGAAGCGGCGCGGGCCCTCGGCACTACGCTGCTGGTCGGGCTGAACAGTGATGAGTCGGCGCGGCGGATCAAGGGTCCGCGGCGGCCGCTGGTGGGGGAGCTGGATCGGGCGGTGACGTTGTGCGCGTTGCGGGCGGTGGACCACGTCATCTTGTTCGACGAAGACACACCGGAAGCGCTGATTCGATTGCTGTCGCCGCACGTGCTGGTCAAGGGCGGCGATTACCGCATTGAGGACATCGTCGGATACGATCAGGTGACCGCCGCGGGCGGCCGGGTGGTGACGATCCCGCTGCGTGAGGGATGTTCAACGAGTTCGATCATTGAGCTGATCAGGAAACGCTACCGCTGA
- the ffh gene encoding signal recognition particle protein, with product MFEDLTTRLDQVFRNLMGTGKLTESNIRESLKDIRRVLLEADVNLSVARDFLAKVEERALGQQVLKAVSPAQLVIKIVHDELVVLLGEKESRLTTGSLPPTVYMVVGLQGSGKTTFCAKLARLLKSKGKRPLLVAADLQRPAAQDQLQVLGDSIGIPVYRGESRSAIDVCEAALRHAKKISLDPVILDTAGRLHVDDDLMRELESIQKLTKPTEILFVADGMTGQDAVNSAKAFHDRLQFTGSVLTKLDGDTRGGAAISIRAVTSKPLKFVSMGEKLDALEPFHPDRMAGRILGKGDIVSFVEKAQSVIDEDKAAKLEAKLRKADFTLADFLDQLQQLKKMGSMQSLLGMIPGVGAKLKDVQVDEKALKHMEALIYSMTPFERDHPNVLNARRRRRIASGAGLTVQHVNRLVQQYDQMVAMMKRLRKAGPGQMRRVFGGM from the coding sequence ATGTTTGAGGATTTGACAACCCGGCTGGATCAGGTGTTCCGGAACCTCATGGGGACCGGCAAGCTCACGGAATCGAATATCCGTGAGAGCCTGAAGGACATTCGACGCGTCCTGCTCGAAGCGGACGTGAACTTGAGTGTCGCGCGCGATTTCCTGGCAAAGGTCGAGGAACGGGCGCTGGGCCAGCAGGTGCTGAAAGCGGTTTCGCCTGCGCAACTCGTGATCAAGATTGTTCACGATGAGCTGGTGGTGCTGCTGGGGGAAAAGGAGAGTCGGCTAACGACGGGGAGCCTGCCGCCGACTGTCTATATGGTCGTCGGTCTGCAAGGATCCGGGAAGACGACATTTTGCGCGAAGCTGGCGCGATTGTTGAAGTCGAAAGGCAAGCGGCCGTTGTTGGTCGCGGCCGACTTGCAGCGTCCGGCAGCTCAGGATCAGTTGCAGGTGTTGGGCGATTCGATCGGGATTCCGGTGTATCGCGGCGAGAGCCGGAGCGCCATCGACGTCTGCGAGGCCGCGTTGCGACATGCGAAGAAGATCAGCCTGGATCCGGTGATCCTCGACACGGCGGGGCGCTTGCATGTCGATGACGACTTGATGCGGGAGCTGGAATCGATTCAGAAGCTGACGAAGCCGACCGAGATCCTGTTCGTGGCCGACGGGATGACGGGTCAGGACGCGGTGAATTCAGCGAAGGCGTTTCACGATCGCCTGCAGTTTACCGGATCGGTGTTAACCAAGCTGGACGGCGATACGCGGGGTGGCGCGGCGATTTCGATTCGCGCGGTGACGAGCAAGCCGTTGAAGTTTGTTTCGATGGGGGAGAAGCTCGACGCGCTGGAGCCCTTCCATCCGGATCGCATGGCGGGCCGGATTCTGGGCAAGGGCGACATCGTGAGTTTCGTCGAGAAGGCGCAGTCGGTCATCGACGAGGACAAGGCGGCCAAGCTCGAAGCGAAGCTGCGCAAGGCGGATTTTACGTTGGCGGATTTTCTGGATCAGTTGCAGCAGTTGAAGAAGATGGGTTCGATGCAGAGTCTTCTGGGCATGATTCCGGGCGTGGGGGCGAAGCTCAAGGACGTGCAGGTGGATGAGAAGGCGCTGAAGCACATGGAAGCGCTGATCTACTCGATGACGCCGTTTGAGCGGGATCATCCGAACGTTTTGAATGCGCGGCGGCGGCGGCGCATTGCGTCAGGGGCGGGCTTGACGGTTCAGCACGTAAATCGGCTGGTGCAGCAGTACGATCAGATGGTCGCGATGATGAAGCGATTGCGGAAGGCCGGACCGGGCCAGATGCGGCGCGTTTTCGGCGGGATGTAG
- the rpsP gene encoding 30S ribosomal protein S16, with protein sequence MSVKIRLARGGRKKQPHYRIVVMDSRNRRDGAFVDQIGIYHPKRQPAQFQIDEARAMHWLAVGATPSETVRSLLSQHGLMLKLDLLKRDTSADQIDAAMAKWRADAQARATQAAARRTARREKKAKAAAEPPKS encoded by the coding sequence GTGTCAGTAAAGATTCGACTCGCGCGGGGCGGCCGCAAGAAGCAACCGCACTACCGCATCGTGGTGATGGATTCGCGCAATCGTCGCGACGGGGCATTTGTTGACCAGATCGGCATTTATCATCCGAAGCGTCAACCCGCCCAGTTTCAGATTGACGAGGCTCGCGCGATGCATTGGTTAGCGGTCGGCGCGACGCCGTCGGAAACCGTTCGCAGCTTGTTGTCACAGCACGGCTTGATGCTGAAGCTTGACTTGCTGAAGCGCGACACGTCGGCGGACCAGATCGACGCGGCGATGGCGAAGTGGCGAGCGGATGCACAGGCGCGTGCTACCCAAGCGGCGGCCCGCCGGACGGCGCGTCGCGAAAAGAAGGCCAAGGCTGCCGCCGAACCTCCGAAGTCATAA
- the rimM gene encoding 16S rRNA processing protein RimM — protein MADDAEPGATGDTNDYRAIGHVVGVHGLQGTLKVVQLSDFDERFDALTTVFFLRDAEVVAQHTVKKVRWGARNLLISFRDLVTREAAEQLTGTDMCVPERESWGLPADTYYSSDLIGYRATGAGADDLGQLVAIRAGAQAILEFSGSRGELLVPFVKQWVGEIDTAAHTIEILNWRELSGGEELPPEPGDHDH, from the coding sequence ATGGCTGACGATGCTGAGCCGGGCGCAACCGGCGACACGAACGACTACCGTGCCATTGGGCATGTGGTCGGCGTTCACGGGTTGCAGGGCACCCTCAAAGTGGTTCAGCTTTCGGATTTTGACGAGCGATTCGATGCGTTGACCACCGTGTTCTTTCTCAGGGACGCGGAGGTCGTAGCGCAGCACACGGTCAAGAAGGTGCGCTGGGGTGCGCGAAACCTACTGATCAGCTTTCGTGATCTGGTCACGCGGGAGGCCGCCGAGCAGTTGACGGGAACGGACATGTGCGTTCCGGAGCGCGAGTCGTGGGGGTTGCCCGCGGACACGTATTATAGTTCGGACTTGATCGGTTATCGTGCCACCGGGGCGGGCGCGGACGACTTGGGGCAGCTGGTGGCGATTCGCGCGGGTGCGCAGGCGATTCTCGAATTCAGCGGGAGTCGCGGCGAACTGCTCGTTCCGTTCGTGAAGCAATGGGTAGGCGAAATCGACACGGCGGCGCACACGATTGAGATTCTGAATTGGCGCGAGCTAAGCGGAGGCGAAGAGCTGCCGCCGGAGCCGGGCGACCATGATCATTGA
- the trmD gene encoding tRNA (guanosine(37)-N1)-methyltransferase TrmD, which yields MIIDILTGFPEMFAGLVNSSIARNALLADSLRLWVHDLRHYTTDRHGKIDDSPYGGGAGMVLMAQPIFACLDALRAQRDMTPRLLCMSAQGERLGQSRVRELAGVEWLIILCGHYKEIDARVFARDVWEEISIGDFVLSGGELPAAVLVDGVSRLLPGVLGNQDSAASDSFENGLLDAPYYTKPEEIEGLRVPPDLLSGHHARIEAWRAAQRQQRTRARRPDLLEQPPGSPDESRENH from the coding sequence ATGATCATTGATATACTGACGGGCTTTCCCGAGATGTTCGCGGGGCTGGTGAACAGCTCGATTGCGCGCAACGCGTTGTTGGCCGATTCGCTTCGCTTGTGGGTGCACGACTTGCGGCACTACACGACGGACCGGCATGGCAAGATCGACGATTCTCCCTATGGCGGGGGCGCGGGAATGGTGCTGATGGCACAGCCGATCTTTGCCTGTCTGGACGCGCTGCGTGCCCAGCGGGATATGACACCGCGGTTGTTGTGCATGAGCGCGCAGGGGGAGCGATTGGGGCAGTCGCGGGTTCGTGAATTGGCCGGGGTGGAGTGGCTGATCATCCTCTGCGGACATTACAAGGAGATCGATGCGCGGGTCTTCGCGCGCGACGTTTGGGAAGAGATCTCGATCGGTGACTTTGTGCTGAGCGGCGGCGAGTTACCGGCCGCGGTGCTGGTTGATGGGGTGTCGCGATTGCTGCCGGGGGTGTTGGGAAATCAGGATTCCGCGGCCAGCGACAGTTTTGAGAACGGACTGCTGGACGCGCCGTACTACACGAAGCCGGAAGAAATTGAAGGCTTGCGCGTTCCGCCGGATCTGCTCAGCGGACACCACGCCCGAATCGAAGCCTGGCGCGCGGCGCAGCGCCAGCAGCGAACGCGAGCGCGGCGGCCGGATCTGTTGGAGCAGCCGCCGGGATCGCCTGACGAGTCAAGAGAGAACCATTAA
- the rplS gene encoding 50S ribosomal protein L19: MDRISNWTQDDLRKDIPTFNPGDTVSVWVRVIEGDKERLQAFQGTVIGRKSSGLNESFTVRKISMGVGVERVFPLHSPVIAKIEVLRQGHVRRAKLTYLRGRRGKSARIRDKAQQNVGGEPKAKAGVAAA, translated from the coding sequence ATGGATCGCATTTCGAATTGGACGCAGGATGACCTGCGCAAAGACATCCCGACCTTCAATCCCGGCGACACGGTAAGTGTCTGGGTTCGAGTGATCGAGGGCGACAAAGAGCGTTTGCAGGCGTTTCAGGGAACGGTCATCGGCCGCAAGTCGTCGGGGCTGAACGAGTCGTTCACGGTGCGGAAGATTTCGATGGGAGTCGGCGTGGAGCGTGTGTTTCCGTTGCACTCGCCGGTGATCGCGAAGATCGAAGTTCTGCGGCAGGGGCACGTCCGTCGCGCCAAGCTGACGTATCTACGGGGTCGCCGCGGGAAGAGCGCTCGGATTCGCGACAAGGCTCAGCAGAATGTCGGCGGCGAGCCGAAGGCGAAAGCCGGGGTCGCGGCTGCCTAA
- a CDS encoding TonB-dependent receptor, with protein sequence MRLLWYMAALLALWQDAVPQTGSRLVISVSNEQGVAVSSATVSLFSHGEAISSGSGRAVFDELAAGVYPVEVRCAGYAAGDTVIEVRAGEQAECVVRLRALFILPVVEVTSERPAGVTRRFGRQAIVQSGARDLAGFLRADAGLETRDDGSGSVGARIGGSNSNQVLVVVDGQPINRAGGGESDLSAVPLADIAQIEITRGSRIESGSDGIGGVINIQTLSAAEGARTSATLATGETATELRVQRGGAWRGLRGKLTYNREAGSREYAYRLMPEDGSGPLAPHVGQQFRRENNDLRRDIVLGKLESNPARRARWELGGSLDLSERGMPGYLAPDLTPLARQETRSLRLNQRTFHDAGAFDAETRLSLREDAQDFSDPSAAYTKASHDWSRAAEGEIKAQVTRASLHGRSGILAGWDRLESTQLRDGSADRTRVAAWAEVSAARSLGGPIPILPRAGARLERVGAVNLFGPKVGINGGVARVMTFDLQWGRSYRTPEFYALFWADDLVASGNPDLQSEESEEWIASLSGGLTIAGHLKWSVTTSDQQVAQMIMWRQGFDGRWKPVNLAAASVRTLDLTVEHSLISDRLSWRGGVDWTEARNRSEDRTTTGKYLSLRAPRSARCGLRGLWDGVQAAVNYRWVDRRPATESNSKWLAAYELVDARVGYTWNVRHTQLGTAIGAENLLNRDFRIVRFAPMPLREFYLELSITELAGGK encoded by the coding sequence GTGAGGCTGTTGTGGTACATGGCGGCGCTGCTCGCGCTATGGCAGGATGCGGTGCCGCAGACCGGATCGCGGTTGGTCATCAGCGTGTCCAATGAGCAGGGGGTCGCGGTGAGTTCGGCGACGGTAAGTCTGTTTTCGCATGGCGAGGCGATCAGTTCAGGGAGCGGACGCGCGGTATTTGACGAGCTGGCGGCCGGAGTGTATCCGGTTGAAGTGAGGTGTGCGGGCTACGCGGCGGGGGACACCGTGATCGAGGTCCGTGCCGGGGAGCAGGCGGAATGCGTGGTGCGTCTGCGAGCATTGTTCATTCTGCCCGTTGTTGAGGTGACCTCGGAGCGACCGGCGGGTGTAACGCGCAGATTTGGACGGCAAGCGATCGTACAGAGCGGAGCGCGGGATCTGGCCGGGTTTCTGCGAGCGGACGCCGGACTGGAAACTCGCGATGACGGCAGCGGGTCGGTGGGGGCGCGGATTGGCGGGTCGAATTCGAATCAGGTCCTGGTTGTCGTTGATGGGCAGCCGATCAACCGTGCGGGCGGCGGAGAATCAGATCTTAGCGCGGTGCCGCTTGCGGACATCGCGCAGATCGAGATAACGCGGGGCAGTCGGATCGAAAGCGGGAGTGACGGGATCGGCGGAGTGATCAACATTCAGACGCTGAGCGCGGCTGAGGGAGCCCGTACGTCGGCGACGCTGGCCACGGGTGAGACGGCCACGGAGCTGCGGGTTCAGCGCGGTGGAGCCTGGCGCGGACTGCGCGGGAAACTCACGTACAACCGCGAGGCGGGGTCACGGGAGTATGCCTATCGTTTGATGCCGGAGGATGGTTCGGGTCCGCTTGCTCCCCACGTCGGGCAGCAGTTTCGTCGTGAGAACAATGATTTGCGGCGGGATATCGTCCTGGGGAAGTTGGAATCGAATCCGGCGCGGCGCGCGCGCTGGGAATTGGGCGGATCGTTGGATTTGAGTGAGCGCGGGATGCCCGGGTATTTGGCGCCTGATCTGACGCCGCTGGCCCGGCAAGAGACCCGCTCGCTGCGGCTCAATCAGCGCACATTTCATGACGCCGGGGCGTTCGACGCGGAAACTCGGCTATCGCTCCGGGAGGATGCTCAGGATTTCAGCGATCCCTCCGCGGCATATACGAAAGCAAGTCATGACTGGAGCCGGGCAGCCGAAGGCGAAATCAAGGCGCAGGTGACTCGGGCATCGCTCCACGGGCGGAGCGGCATTCTGGCCGGATGGGATCGGCTTGAGAGCACGCAATTACGGGATGGTAGTGCGGACAGAACACGGGTCGCGGCGTGGGCGGAAGTGTCGGCCGCACGGTCGCTGGGTGGTCCGATTCCGATCCTGCCGCGGGCCGGGGCGCGACTGGAGCGCGTCGGCGCGGTGAATCTGTTCGGGCCGAAAGTGGGAATCAACGGCGGCGTTGCGAGAGTCATGACTTTCGATTTGCAGTGGGGTCGTTCGTACCGGACGCCGGAGTTTTACGCGCTATTCTGGGCGGACGATTTGGTCGCGAGCGGCAATCCGGATTTGCAATCGGAGGAATCCGAGGAGTGGATCGCGAGCCTGAGCGGTGGCTTGACGATCGCGGGTCATCTGAAATGGTCGGTGACGACCTCGGATCAACAGGTTGCGCAGATGATCATGTGGCGGCAGGGATTCGACGGCCGCTGGAAACCCGTGAATCTGGCGGCTGCTTCGGTACGCACGCTTGACCTGACAGTCGAGCATTCGTTGATCAGCGATCGGCTGAGCTGGCGCGGCGGCGTGGATTGGACTGAAGCCCGTAATCGGTCGGAAGATCGGACGACCACAGGCAAGTACCTTTCGCTGCGCGCGCCGAGGTCCGCGCGCTGCGGGCTGCGTGGTTTGTGGGACGGTGTTCAGGCCGCGGTGAACTACCGTTGGGTTGATCGGCGTCCGGCGACGGAATCGAACTCGAAGTGGTTAGCCGCCTATGAGCTGGTTGACGCACGTGTCGGTTACACTTGGAACGTCAGGCACACGCAGTTGGGTACGGCAATCGGCGCGGAGAATCTACTGAACCGAGATTTCCGGATCGTGCGATTTGCGCCGATGCCACTGCGAGAATTCTATCTGGAATTGAGCATTACGGAACTCGCGGGAGGCAAATGA